One window of Hydractinia symbiolongicarpus strain clone_291-10 chromosome 3, HSymV2.1, whole genome shotgun sequence genomic DNA carries:
- the LOC130636393 gene encoding sialin-like — MSGKHDLLQAGALQGSSDSNDNDMYSYDEESPRKQPRDLCCCSCLPKRYLVAILSFFGFVNVYALRVNLSVALVAMVSNTTGHYENGTAYVISPPEFDWDSRLRGFILSAFFYGYIVTQIPGGWLAAKYGGKNLFGCGILMTALFTLITPPAARTNVYLLVVIRMFEGLFEGVTFPCIHAIWRKWAPPMERSKLATISFSGPFAGTVLGMPLSGLIADNFGWPWVFYSFGLMAIIWSFFWFMLITDSPKDQPKISPEELEYIQSSLSDDKPDREMVKTPWKDIFKSIPVWAIIVAHTTENWGWYTLLTQLPTYLKQVLNFSLKEAGFISALPYLAMVIVVQAGGRFADFLRAHQIMRTTVVRKVFNSIGFFSQAAFLVVVGYTTSKEFAIVGLTLAVGLGGFTWSGFPVNHLDISPRYASILFGISNCIATLPGIFSPMMVGFITENETQEEWRVVFLISASVYMFGLIFYAIFASGEKQPWADDDTYFADETHEMDQLLSPEEGEKF; from the exons ATGTCTGGGAAACATGACCTTCTGCAGGCTGGTGCATTACAGGGAAGCAGTGATAGCAATGACAATGATATGTATTCATATGACGAGGAGTCGCCTAGAAAGCAACCGAGAGATCTTTGTTGCTGTTCTTGCTTGCCAAAACGTTATCTTGTTGCTATCTTAAGTTTTTTTGGCTTTGTGAATGTATATGCTTTACGTGTAAATTTAAGTGTGGCTCTAGTGGCCATGGTCTCAAACACCACAGGACATTATGAAAATGGAACTGCATATGTTATA AGTCCACCAGAATTTGATTGGGATTCACGATTGcgag GTTTCATTCTAAGTGCTTTCTTTTATGGCTACATTGTTACTCAAATTCCAGGCGGCTGGCTTGCTGCGAAATATGGTGGTAAAAATCTGTTTGGGTGTGGAATCTTGATGACAGCTTTATTTACACTTATAACACCACCAGCAGCAAGAACAAACGTTTATCTATTAGTTGTAATACGAATGTTTGAGGGTCTTTTTGAG ggAGTCACTTTCCCATGTATTCATGCAATATGGAGAAAATGGGCACCTCCAATGGAGAGAAGCAAATTGGCAACAATTTCCTTTTCTg gtCCTTTCGCAGGGACTGTTCTTGGCATGCCACTGTCAGGATTGATAGCTGATAACTTTGGGTGGCCTTGGGTTTTTTATAGTTTTG GTTTAATGGCAATCATTTGGAGTTTCTTCTGGTTTATGTTGATCACCGATTCACCGAAAGATCAACCTAAAATCTCACCTGAGGAATTAGAATATATCCAATCCAGCTTGAGTGATGATAAGCCTGATAGAGAG aTGGTAAAGACGCCATGGAAAGACATATTCAAATCCATTCCTGTTTGGGCAATTATTGTAGCACACACCACTGAAAATTGGGGCTGGTACACTCTTCTTACACAACTACCTACATATTTAAAACAAGTTTTGAATTTCAGTCTGAAAGAG GCTGGTTTCATATCTGCGCTACCATATTTGGCAATGGTCATTGTGGTGCAGGCTGGTGGTAGGTTTGCGGATTTCTTACGAGCCCATCAGATAATGAGAACAACAGTTGTTAGAAAAGTTTTCAACTCTATTG gcTTCTTTTCTCAAGCTGCGTTCCTAGTAGTCGTGGGATACACTACAAGCAAAGAGTTCGCTATCGTTGGCTTAACCTTAGCAGTTGGATTGGGTGGGTTCACTTGGTCTGGATTTCCTGTTAACCACTTAGATATCTCGCCTCGATATGCCAGCATTTTATTTGGTATTAGTAATTGTATTGCTACCTTGCCAGGTATATTCAGTCCAATGATGGTTGGATTTATCACAGAGAATGAG aCACAAGAAGAATGGAGAGTAGTGTTCTTAATATCAGCATCTGTTTATATGTTCGGATTAATTTTCTACGCCATATTTGCTTCCGGTGAGAAACAGCCATGGGCGGACGATGATACTTATTTTGCGGACGAGACTCACGAGATGGATCAGCTTTTATCACCGGAGGAGGGTGAAAAGTTCTGA
- the LOC130636398 gene encoding uncharacterized protein C19orf44-like has protein sequence MSTVREKWKRGFAALARKDSSLSVVSQGSVMEEETNVDEVEAYLSKLKKKTGVLNLWSGEKFKGVVEGDRTPDISLDSDDELDMKLSMNAENFRQLALDSDEDEMRIDYMRAIRKKKIDKNNNEINTDSDSDDDGPLNLMQNIHFAELKIGDVELSDTELKVNKPDDFIPQLYAVDVNDDKDSESTSELNLRKNIHLLNESVSEITSESQEKNKDSVRAVSSDNSIHTEEEVSEVSNQSSDLKSSTVSYTSLNSKENPSKDRSRTKSRSSMDSSRSSQTVSTKKDRDSSRTSNGNSDVNTLSSTTSISIDKSEKQSKKKRKKHRHHKSDRSDSRSSARTRRKNVQTQTKSHTTDKTDLTDDVLKFRYYWQQKTPSNIAAHVVDMAAMEGLTNYNPAVLAANDMLKFHLELLQRHITDSQRLYDSYASDSLNRNYKYTTYEDTLKYIKQNKPKVISYQEALKQIQKGK, from the exons atgagtACAGTGAGAGAAAAATGGAAACGAGGTTTTGCAGCACTGGCGAGAAAAGATTCATCTCTTTCTGTGGTATCCCAAGGAAGCGTGATGGAAGAAGAAACTAATGTAGACGag GTTGAAGCGTATTTAAGTAAATTGAAGAAGAAAACAGGAGTTCTTAATCTATGGAGTGGTGAAAAATTTAAAGGGGTTGTGGAAGGTGATCGAACACCTGATATCTCATTAGATTCTGACGATGAACTGGACATGAAGTTAAGTATGAACGCTGAGAATTTTCGACAACTTGCTTTGGACAGTGACGAAGACGAGATGAGAATTGATTACATGAGGGCaataaggaagaaaaaaatCGACAAAAATAACAATGAAATCAATACAGATAGCGACAGTGACGATGATGGACCACTTAATCTTATGCAAAATATCCACTTTGCTGAGTTAAAAATAGGGGATGTTGAATTGAGCGACACAGAACTCAAAGTAAACAAACCAGATGATTTCATACCACAATTGTATGCTGTTGATGTTAATGATGACAAAGATTCTGAATCTACAAGTGAGTTGAATTTGAGAAAAAACATCCACTTGCTGAATGAAAGTGTCTCCGAAATAACAAGTGAATCTCAGGAAAAGAACAAAGACTCAGTCAGAGCTGTGTCAAGTGATAATTCAATACATACGGAGGAGGAAGTGTCTGAAGTATCCAATCAAAGTAGCGATTTAAAATCATCAACAGTAAGCTATACTTCATTAAATTCTAAAGAAAACCCTTCAAAAGATCGAAGTAGAACAAAGTCAAGAAGTTCCATGGACAGTTCAAGAAGTTCCCAAACTGTAAGTACTAAAAAAGATCGAGATAGTAGTCGAACATCTAATGGTAATTCTGATGTGAATACGTTGTCTTCGACAACTAGTATTTCGATTGACAAATCTGAAAAGCAGtctaagaaaaaaaggaaaaaacatcGCCATCATAAAAGTGACAGGTCTGATTCAAGATCATCAGCAAGAACGCGAAGAAAGAATGTACAAACTCAGACAAAATCTCATACGACTGACAAAACTGATTTAACGGACGATGTTCTTAAATTTCGATATTACTGGCAACAGAAAACTCCAAGTAACATCGCAGCACATGTAGTTGACATGGCTGCAATGGAAGGATTGACAAATTATAATCCCGCTGTGTTAGCTGCTAATGACATGTTGAAGTTTCATTTGGAGTTGTTACAGCGACACATAACAGATAGTCAACGGTTGTACGACTCTTATGCGTCTGACAGTTTGAACAGGAACTACAAATATACAACTTACGAAGACACTTTGAAATatatcaaacaaaacaaaccgAAAGTGATCTCATACCAGGAAGCGTTGAAACAAATACAAAAgggaaaataa
- the LOC130636396 gene encoding DNA ligase 1-like, which yields MSRNKIDLDFALFSDILDDVENKRKEDEDFFVSPKDDNLEGKKNFNADNNTNNEVCLPESMTEEENENELKTTETKPNDLGDKSELTSEESDSDDNASDIVKNKKQLDDEQSSSEESENHYVTDTESEHGEKSKPIKSENETTDTENSSPARVTFKDENSEFEGNDLNKGEKKVSFVLEHDNYRAILDELDHSDKTTHTDKKSKSISDEQETPEKALVLSSPRKRKKKKLKRSTDVCFCNCCKNSIYRRSNFPVLRNLFNDDTKILTKRSSMEKKTIVRKEPKAKETETMAKIEEEHHLDASLKDTANPALREWLERKNKSEKEKRRKERRERKIRRKEQKISASQEQYKVDKLQEWINRKKQELRENKHKLKPFSNKEKEKATPPKNLKYSQNTMEQERTRTRARKIKPATSCQDIMAASKSNRPSTSPVKRQPKNNNQSFDKFRQVYLNDDLCPEGYTSVRLFTEAIVKDALEEMERNIRMKKTRLKKPKTTSSRTDADARMKEREHSSSFAKDRTSDKNDVVESKQKTKSYNDWLQEKKEIDKVKKKVKQKEDFYDELENRILQEEKERRRDEVLQSKKRVNTGVRRNNKLVNADLPPISKRLEPLGSESVKEHQKDILTAVKNDFSHKAELKNEESRDIH from the coding sequence ATGTCGCGGAATAAAATTGATTTAGATTTCGCATTATTCAGCGATATCCTTGACGACGTAGAAAATAAAAGAAAGGAAGACGAGGacttttttgtttcgcctaaAGATGACAATTTAGaaggtaaaaaaaactttaatgctGATAATAATACAAATAACGAAGTTTGTTTACCAGAGAGCATGACtgaagaagaaaatgaaaatgaattGAAAACGACTGAAACAAAACCAAACGACTTAGGAGATAAAAGCGAACTGACTTCAGAGGAATCGGATTCTGATGATAACGCAAGTGACATTGTGAAGAACAAAAAGCAACTTGACGATGAACAAAGTTCAAGCGAAGAAAGTGAAAACCACTATGTTACAGATACAGAAAGTGAACATGGCGAAAAAAGCAAACCAATAAAAAGTGAAAATGAAACAACGGACACAGAAAATTCATCGCCCGCTAGAGTGACGTTTAAAGATGAAAATTCTGAATTTGAAGGAAATGATTTAAACAAAGGCGAGAAAAAGGTTTCCTTTGTTTTGGAACATGATAACTATCGTGCTATACTTGACGAGCTCGACCACAGCGATAAAACAACACATACCGACAAGAAAAGTAAATCCATTTCTGATGAACAAGAAACACCTGAAAAAGCCTTGGTTTTATCATCACccagaaaaagaaagaagaaaaaattgaaaCGAAGCACtgatgtttgtttttgtaacTGTTGCAAAAATTCAATTTATAGGCGATCAAATTTCCCTGTCTTAAGGAATCTTTTTAATGATGACACGAAAATTCTAACAAAGCGTTCGAGTATGGAAAAGAAAACTATTGTCAGAAAAGAACCAAAAGCAAAAGAAACGGAAACAATGGCAAAAATTGAGGAAGAACATCACCTTGATGCGAGCTTAAAAGACACCGCGAACCCAGCTTTGCGGGAATGGttggaaagaaaaaataagagcGAAAAGGAGAAACGAAGAAAAGAAAGAAGGGAACGAAAAATAAGACGTAAAGAACAAAAAATCTCAGCATCGCAAGAACAATACAAGGTTGATAAATTACAAGAGTGGATAAATCGAAAGAAACAGGAGTTACGAGAGAATAAGCACAAGCTTAAACCGTTTagtaataaagaaaaagaaaaagcaacCCCTCCAAAGAATCTGAAGTATTCACAAAACACAATGGAACAAGAACGCACACGCACACGCGCACGCAAGATTAAGCCAGCTACTTCGTGCCAAGATATAATGGCAGCAAGTAAATCTAACAGACCATCGACGTCGCCAGTTAAACGTCAGCCGAAAAACAACAATCAATCCTTTGATAAATTTCGTCAAGTGTATTTAAATGATGATTTGTGTCCGGAAGGTTACACATCAGTTCGTTTGTTTACAGAGGCTATAGTGAAGGACGCCTTAGAAGAAATGGAACGCAATATCCGCATGAAGAAAACACGCTTAAAGAAACCAAAGACAACATCTTCACGCACTGACGCAGATGCAAGAATGAAGGAACGCGAGCATTCATCATCCTTCGCGAAAGATCGTACTAGTGATAAAAATGACGTTGTTGAGTcgaaacagaaaacaaaaagttaCAATGATTGGttgcaagaaaaaaaagaaatagataaagtcaaaaaaaaagtaaaacaaaaggaGGATTTTTATGACGAGCTCGAGAATCGCATCCTACAGGAAGAGAAAGAGAGAAGGCGAGATGAAGTTTTACAATCAAAGAAAAGAGTGAACACCGGCGTTCGGAGAAACAACAAGCTCGTCAATGCGGATTTACCTCCTATTTCAAAACGCCTAGAACCTTTGGGCAGTGAGAGCGTTAAAGAACACCAAAAAGATATATTAAcagcagtgaaaaatgacttttcccACAAAGCggaattaaaaaatgaagaaagcaGGGACATTCATTAA